Part of the Oncorhynchus kisutch isolate 150728-3 linkage group LG2, Okis_V2, whole genome shotgun sequence genome, TCCTATAGTGTTTATGGAGTCCTAGGCCAGGCAATCTTCCACAGTTCCCCCAGATTTGGGCTGAATGGAGCCCTTCACTTGGAGTTTGCTAACACATCCATCTTTAGCCCCAGTGTCTGCCTTGCCtgctccccttctctgtctctggctgggtATATAGACCCAGCCTGCTCCACTCTCCTCTAAGCAGggcatttctctctctgtgtgtctgaaaGTCCGCTCCCTCCGCACCTTCTaagcccctctctgtctctctctctccgtctgtctggtTCTACACGGCCAGGTCGTCTGGTCGAACCCGGCTGCTGGTGCTGCTGATCTTACTGAGACTCTGTTTGTCCTTCAGGTACGCGGTATGCAGTAAGGGTGGCGCAGAGCACCCGCTGGGCATCTCCCCTGGCACCTGGGTGTAGTTCATCCTCAGGaaacctccctctccctccaggtcGTCATGGGAATGGTGACGCTCGGTGGCCATGTTGACGGAGTTCTGCTGGTGcgccattctgttgttgaaggGGTGAGAAGGCATGGAGTTCATGGGGTTCACAGGGGTCAAGGGGGTCATTGTCCCCGACAACACCAAGCACTGGCGGAAGTCAGGGGGAGGGGTGCAGCCTGGGGAGTTGTGACTGGTCGGGTTGTCGGGGTCCCTGGTGAAGGGGATTGCCACAGCATTATGAGTGGTGTTTTTGAGGGAGGCACGAGTGCGTCTGCACTTCCTGTACCGCCTGTAGGCCAGGTGGTAGAGCTCGaccacagagaggaggagggagacaccTGCCACCACCAGCATGAAGACGATGAATACGTTCTTTTCTGTGGGCCGGGACATGTAGCAGTTGACTGGGTTGGGGCAGGGCCAGGCCTTGCAGTGGTACAGAGCCCTGAGGAAGACTCCATAGATCATGTACTGGACCACGATGAAGATCACCTCCATCACAGTGCGGATCAGGATGCTCAGAATGTACGTGGATAACAGCGCCCCCCGCAGGCGAACTCGCCCAGATGCCTCCAGCACCTTCCCACAATCCCTCTGCTGGAGATACACCTTCTCCCCCGATacgctccccccctctcccctctcctcctcctcctccatcccctctgtcTTCTCCTGCTCCCTCCTTTTTCGTTTCTCATCCCTCCGCACTATGTGCATGGCATGGCCCATG contains:
- the LOC109869659 gene encoding gap junction alpha-5 protein, yielding MGDWSLLGNFLEEVQEHSTSVGKVWLTVLFIFRILVLGTAAESSWGDEQSDFLCDTQQPGCTNVCYDRAFPIAHIRYWVLQIVFVSTPSLIYMGHAMHIVRRDEKRKRREQEKTEGMEEEEERGEGGSVSGEKVYLQQRDCGKVLEASGRVRLRGALLSTYILSILIRTVMEVIFIVVQYMIYGVFLRALYHCKAWPCPNPVNCYMSRPTEKNVFIVFMLVVAGVSLLLSVVELYHLAYRRYRKCRRTRASLKNTTHNAVAIPFTRDPDNPTSHNSPGCTPPPDFRQCLVLSGTMTPLTPVNPMNSMPSHPFNNRMAHQQNSVNMATERHHSHDDLEGEGGFLRMNYTQVPGEMPSGCSAPPLLHTAYLKDKQSLSKISSTSSRVRPDDLAV